The following nucleotide sequence is from Lacinutrix sp. Hel_I_90.
ATACTATATTTACAGCTTTAGGTTTAAAAGGCACAACGATTAAAATTAACAACCGAAAAATATTATCGGGTATTGCCGAAGTGATTGGCGCCAGTGATAAATTAATTGACTTCACGGTCGCCTTAGATAAACTAGACAAAATAGGCGAGGAAAAAGTCAAAGAAGAAATGTTAGCTAAAGGGATTCCGCAAGCCGGAATAGATAAATTACAACCTTTGTTTTCTTTAACAGGGACTTTTGAGGCGCAAATTGAAAGTTTAAAAGGCATACTTAGCACTTCCGAAGAAGGAAAAAAAGGAATTGAAGAATTAGACTTTATCAATAAAGCAATTGATGCACTGGGGTTAAAATCGGCAAACTTACAATTAGATGTGACCTTAGCACGCGGATTAAATTATTACACCGGCGCTATTTTTGAAGTCTCTGCACCAGAAGGTGTAGCTATGGGCTCGATTGGCGGTGGCGGAAGATATGATGACTTAACTGGAATTTTTGGATTACCCAATGTAAGTGGCGTGGGTATTAGTTTTGGTTTGGACCGTATTTACTTAGTCCTTGAGGAGTTAGGCTTGTTTCCTGAAACGATTACTAAAAGCACTGAGGTGCTCTTTATTAACTTTGGAGACCAAGAGGCCTTGTTTTGTTTAAAAGCGATAAAAACATTGCGTGAGGCAGGAATTAATGCAGAGTTATATCCTGATCAGATTACGAATGGAAAACACATGAAAAAGCAAATGAATTATGCAAATAAGCGCAACATTCCATTTGTGGTTTTAGTGGGTGACGAGGAAATGAATAACAGCGTTTATACCTTAAAGCAGATGAGCTCTGGTGAGCAGTCTAAAGTGTCTTTACAAGATTTAGTAAAAGCACTACAATAAAACGAGCATCGGATAAAAATTCAAAAGGCTGTTTACAATCAAGTAAACAGCCTTTTTTATTTGCTAATAGTAGTTTCATCCAACGACTACTTTTTTAGAGTGTTTCCAAAGGGTTTCTTACCCCGTATTCCAAAAAATGAGACTTATTTAAAAGCCTTTAATACTATTCTAAGATTTAGGACTGCTGTTGTATTCTAGGCTATAAAAAAAAATAGGCGTAGCCACTCAGGTTTCAAGGCATCAGCAAACTGTTTTATTTTATGGGTTTTTTGAGTTAAAACAGATAGGTATTGAATCAATAAATATCAAAGTGATTTTGTATGTTAAAGGATACGAACTTAAAATTTTAGAAATCATGAAAAATTTACAGAAATTATTTGAACATCAATTAAAGGATTTATATAGTGCAGAAAGTCAGTTGTTAAATGCATTACCAAAAATGGCAAATAAAGCAACAGACTCAAAGTTGAAAGCTGTATTTGAAAGACATTTAGAAGAAACTAAAACCCAAAAAGCACGATTAGAAGAAATTTGTAAAGAATTAGGGGTTAGTCCTGGTGGCGAGAAATGCAATGCTATGGAAGGGCTTATAAAAGAGGCCGAAGGGTTTATGAGTGAAGCAGAAGATAAAGAGGTCATGGACGTAGGATTAATTGCTGAAGCACAACGCGTTGAACATTATGAAATATCTGGTTATGGAACCGCAGTGCGTTTTGCAAAAGAATTAGGACATAAAGGCATTGCTGAAAAATTGCAACAAACCTTAGATGAAGAATATAATGCAGATAATAAACTAGGCAATTTAGCCGAAGGAAGGCTGAATGAAAAGGCGATGGCTTAATTTAACATTTGCAAATTTATAGAGATCGTGATTGGGATATCGTATCGTCGTCATGATCTTTAATTTTAATATAACCCTAAAAAATATTAAGTAATGACATTAGATAGAGAAAACCCTAAGACAGAACACGAAAAGAAACTACATCAAAATACTACAGATGAAAAAGGACCTTTAAAAGAAACGCATTATAATCAATACGGTAAAAAAGATGACGCGCACAAAAAAAGAGGTGCTCGCAAAAAGAATTAAATCATGCGATGTGATTGAACTATAATGTATTTTAAAATGAACAGCATTACGCGCCAAAAGCGTATTTAACATACTTTAGTTTAAAAGCTCATTGCGACGTAAATGTTTATAAATAAACGCATTAGGAGTTGTTATCTGAAAAATATTCTTAGTTAAAACATTGCTTTTTTTTGATACTGCTTTTTAAAAGTATCCTTGCTAGGACGCGCTGTTTTCTCCATTATTCAAATATGTTATGGCTTGATTTTAAGTGAAATAGGAAGGCTAACATAAGTAAGAGTGATCGCACTTATAACGAGGAATATAAAATTAAAAATTTCATAATCTTTAATAATAAGTAAGCCAGCCCACCAAGTAATAAAAAATAAT
It contains:
- the hisS gene encoding histidine--tRNA ligase, which translates into the protein MAQKPSIPKGTRDFNPEQVAKRNYIFATIKAQFETFGFQPIETPSFENSDTLMGKYGEEGDRLIFKILNSGDYLSKVDNRSYLDKNAIKITPQISEKALRYDLTVPFARYVVQHQNDIEFPFKRYQMQPVWRADRPQKGRFREFYQCDADVVGSDSLWQEVEFVQLYDTIFTALGLKGTTIKINNRKILSGIAEVIGASDKLIDFTVALDKLDKIGEEKVKEEMLAKGIPQAGIDKLQPLFSLTGTFEAQIESLKGILSTSEEGKKGIEELDFINKAIDALGLKSANLQLDVTLARGLNYYTGAIFEVSAPEGVAMGSIGGGGRYDDLTGIFGLPNVSGVGISFGLDRIYLVLEELGLFPETITKSTEVLFINFGDQEALFCLKAIKTLREAGINAELYPDQITNGKHMKKQMNYANKRNIPFVVLVGDEEMNNSVYTLKQMSSGEQSKVSLQDLVKALQ
- a CDS encoding ferritin-like domain-containing protein, producing MKNLQKLFEHQLKDLYSAESQLLNALPKMANKATDSKLKAVFERHLEETKTQKARLEEICKELGVSPGGEKCNAMEGLIKEAEGFMSEAEDKEVMDVGLIAEAQRVEHYEISGYGTAVRFAKELGHKGIAEKLQQTLDEEYNADNKLGNLAEGRLNEKAMA